From a region of the Impatiens glandulifera chromosome 4, dImpGla2.1, whole genome shotgun sequence genome:
- the LOC124934396 gene encoding phosphomethylethanolamine N-methyltransferase-like has product MAVQGQERHVQKSYWIEHSSELTLEAMMLDSKAADLDKEERPEVLSMLPPYEGKSVLELGAGIGRFTSELAKKAGQVLALDFIESVIKKNASINGHLENVKFLCADVTSPELNIPDESMDMIFSNWLLMYLSDNEVENLVERMVKWLKVGGFIFFRESCFHQSGDHKRKNNPTHYREPRYYTKVFKECHVGDNSGNCFELSLVGCKCIGAYVKSKKNQNQVKIKLFTILLFHHLAFLVQICWLWQKISSYNDRGFQKFLDNVQYKCNGILRYERVFGEGFVSTGGIETTKEFVAKLDLRPGQKVLDVGCGIGGGDFYMAENFDVHVIGIDLSINMISLAIERAIGLKCAVEFEVADCTKKTYPENTLEVIYSRDTILHIQDKPALFKSFYKWLKPGGKVLISDYCKCAGIPSVEFADYIKQRGYDLHDVETYAQMLKDAGFQDVIAEDRTDQFLKVLQEELDKVENEKEAFIQDFSKEDYDEIVSGWKSKMARSSAGEQRWGLFIAVKK; this is encoded by the exons ATGGCTGTCCAAG GACAAGAGCGTCATGTTCAAAAGAGTTATTGGATTGAACATTCTAGTGAACTCACTCTTGAAGCTATGATGCTTGATTCCAAAGCTGCTGATCTTGACAAAGAGGAGAGGCCTGAG GTTCTTTCTATGCTACCACCTTATGAAGGCAAATCTGTACTGGAACTTGGTGCAGGAATTGGTCGTTTTACTTCTGAACTAGCTAAGAAAGCTGGTCAGGTCTTGGCTCTGGATTTTATTGAGAGTGTGATAAAGAAG AATGCAAGTATCAATGGGCATTTGGAGAATGTTAAATTCTTGTGTGCTGATGTTACATCACCTGAGCTCAATATTCCTGATGAATCCATGGACATGATATTCTCAAACTGGCTATTGATGTATCTATCTGACAATGAG GTTGAGAATCTTGTGGAAAGAATGGTCAAATGGTTGAAGGTGGGTGGTTTTATTTTCTTTCGAGAGTCATGCTTCCATCAGTCGGGAGACCATAAGCGAAAGAACAATCCAACTCACTACCGTGAGCCTCGATATTATACAAAG GTGTTCAAAGAGTGTCATGTAGGCGACAATTCCGGGAATTGTTTTGAACTTTCTCTTGTTGGCTGCAAATGCATTGGAGCATACGTGAAAAGCAAAAAGAACCAAAACcaggtaaaaataaaattgtttacaATCCTTCTATTT CATCACCTTGCATTCTTGGTGCAGATTTGCTGGTTGTGGCAGAAAATTAGCTCTTACAATGATAGAGGTTTCCAGAAGTTCCTGGACAATGTCCAATACAAATGTAATGGAATACTACGCTATGAACGTGTGTTCGGCGAAGGGTTTGTTAGCACAGGGGGTATAG AGACGACGAAAGAGTTTGTTGCAAAGCTTGATCTTAGGCCTGGTCAGAAAGTGCTTGACGTGGGATGTGGTATTGGTGGAGGAGATTTCTACATGGCTGAGAACTTCGATGTTCATGTTATTGGAATAGATCTTTCCATCAATATGATCTCTTTAGCTATAGAAAGGGCAATTGGTCTAAAATGTGCAGTTGAATTTGAAGTTGCTGACTGCACTAAGAAGACATACCCGGAGAATACATTGGAAGTCATTTACAGTAGAGACACTATTCTCCACATTCAG GACAAACCTGCCTTGTTCAAATCATTTTACAAATGGCTGAAGCCAGGAGGTAAGGTTCTGATTAGTGACTACTGTAAGTGTGCTGGAATTCCCTCAGTGGAGTTTGCAGATTACATCAAACAAAGAGGCTATGATCTTCATGATGTAGAAACATATGCACAG ATGCTTAAAGATGCTGGCTTCCAGGATGTTATTGCAGAAGATCGGACTGACCAG TTTCTAAAGGTGTTGCAGGAAGAGTTGGATAAGGTTGAGAATGAAAAAGAAGCATTCATTCAAGACTTCTCTAAG GAGGATTACGACGAGATAGTTAGTGGTTGGAAATCTAAGATGGCTAGGAGTTCGGCTGGTGAACAGAGGTGGGGTTTGTTCATAGCTGTCAAGAAGTGA